Within the Salvia hispanica cultivar TCC Black 2014 chromosome 4, UniMelb_Shisp_WGS_1.0, whole genome shotgun sequence genome, the region atacatataatatactatataggAATTACGCCAATGGGTCCTTAGGGCCCTCCAGCCCCACCATAGCTCTGCCACTGAGGACAGACTTAAATACGCACACACACCATGCATGAtgcttaaacaaataaatttgtcaatattacaaaataaaataaaaccccATGCATGTACGTAAATGAACTATACTGAGTAAAATtagggatgtaatcaaatgcaaactctgtATATTGTGCAAACTctaaactatgatctggatcgttggaaaatgtcaacagatgacaagaacatcaacagaaaatatcaacatagtgtcaAAAGTTGACattgaatcaaaattttgaaattttacactatgttgacattgtgttaaCGTTGTGTTGACACTATGTTAAAAAGTttagagtttgtacaatatatagagtttgcattttattgcTACccgtaaaattaaatgttaaaaatacCTTAATTCTGTGGCCAAACTTAATTCAACGTTGGTCTACAAttccaataataaaaatcagcGCACGTAATGTATCTGGATGaccaacaaaaatgaaaagctaaataaataaagtcaATACATTACACTTGCACATTATAGCAATATgccaaaatttatttgttccACGCGCACACCTTGCAAATATAGTAGTAGCATAATTTTTGATAGCACATCAAAAGAACCTCaaccatataaaaaatattaatgcgAATACAAGTAGCATACCGTGGACAAAACTATCCTTCTCAAGCACATTGTTGGATGATGGCTCATCATGGATTGGAGGCCGAGGCCGAGGCTGAGGTTGAGGCTGAGACCGAGGCCGAGGGGTATTACCTATCCGCCCTCTTGATTTTATTGGCGGGTCCAAATGCGCATTGGCATTCTTCGTCCTCTCTTTTAGGTTGTCCcctacaattttattattagcCTCAGCCGGAGAATCGGAGACCGATGATCGGACAATTTCCTCTGCTTCTGCCTCACTTGTTGAGCATTCATTTACATCTTCCTCTGCACCGCTGGATGAGCATTTTCTTCCATCTTCTTCGcctctaaaataaaaatatgggtcAATAAAAGTTTAATATCTCGCAAAAGTTGGGAGAGAGCACCAATAAATAAAGTtctaatatttcaatttagtCAATAATTACAACGATCAAGTTTAATATACATGCAATTTAtgacattctctctctctcacacacaggGCATAATCAAACGATAACTCAGTTCTTCCATGACGACTAATacttcattttcatatttcataaaaatagagattctttttattttgatccggtcataaaaatagtgatttcgatttttgataaatttttttctttaatgagGTGATATGCTCCaatatctttttctttctatatctTTCATAcattaccaattgtgcattataATTCGCAAatgtctctatttttatgagatggaAGGAGTAACTATTTTGATGATACtctgaaaagagaaaaatgatatAGGTATTCATCAATAATGATATtgaatcaaattgaaaatgatactGAATTTGCGTACAATccttaaaaaagaaaaatgatgatgtgttttaccaattatgatattatatcGCACAATTTgggaaaaagataaatgatgACTATTTCAccaataatgaaattattaattttataatagaacgTGAGTgtagtgagttagtggaatgtgggacctacgtatcaagtaaaaatgaaatgtgaatctCTGTGGGACGaactgaaatgacaaaatgtaaCTCTTACTATAGAACGGACACGAAATCATGTGAATCGAGATTAATATCTAGATCCTTCATAAGATGTTAAGCTAATAGTATCATTAATGTTGATTAAGACCAACgtcattttttactttcattGTATCATGTCAATacattatcattttcaatatGATACAATACCATTATTGATAAAGAGGAAtatcatttttccttttacgGAGTATCATTGAATACTTCCCTCCTTAGAAACTTTATAAACTTGtaacatttcacttttaccatttttagcagtgaatttcacatttcactaattcattcccACTCCATTTTATTACAGtacaaaactaatatataaaaataggatacatatgccaccaactttttaACCCACTTTTtataacatttcttaaaacccgtgatGGGTCAAATAGTGACAAATTATtagggacggaaggagtagttATTAgttactccttccatcccacTTTGGCAGGCTCAGTTTTCTGTTTTAGTCCGTCTTACATTAGAAGTCTCAATTAGAGttttccataaatgataatagaccccacattctactaactccattcactcacattttactaattaatatatcaaaatgcTACCCACATTCTACTATCTATTTttaccaacttttcttttaatttcttaaaattcccTCATAACTCAACTACGACGGCTAAAGTGGGAAAAATGGATTTTTGAGGAAGATATGAGTAATCAAGGTAGTAAGacctatatattatatatgcatatactAATAGGAAagcgataaaaaaaaatgatctcAATACAAAACGTAGACCAAGTCTTGACCAAGTAGACCAAGTCTTGACAAAGCGATAAAGTAGACCAAGTCTTGACCATGAGTTTGTCAATCTGATgatcaataattaatcaaaatcacTGAAgatcattattaattagtttgaggttattttataaaatctagattttaggtcatttttagattattttaggTTATTCTTACtaaaatgacctaaaaataaactaacagtTCACCTTCGTATATTTGGTTCTGCAtttactttatctctactttattctccctctcttattttactctttccactttacacacaaaataaagttttataaATTCCCGTGTCGctcaaggaaggggtcatcttccttgggacggagggagtatattttaaaaaaaaacttaaattgaGAAAGTTGTATCgcatttgatatatttttattagatagAAATAGTTAGCTTTAATTATGCCCAACCTATATTTTCTATCTCCTCATTTTACCTCTATACAGATATCGGTTAATAAATGCTTATCGCCGTAGAATAAATTCACACCATCCATTTCATTATGCAATTATCGATAATTGTTCTTAGTTATGATCCAAAGAAGTGCTGTAAAAATGTTCATTTACGATAAAAATGTTCAATATGCACACATAGTTTATATAAACTAAtagtatagtactactatatatatggagtattaagcatacataaaatttctCTCTTAAGGAGACAAGCAAAGCAAGCACAGTAGAGATTATAAATAGTGAGTGTAAATTAATTACCTATTCTGCAATCCAACATATGGAGGCAAATGCTGATGACAATGGCCTTCTTCATTCCTGCGTCAATACAATTTGTTTCGACTTTCAATCAGAAAATAATATTGGAAATACATAGCATTCAGTAGCagcaaaaatgcaaaattcatCCTATTAATTACCGTTGTCCTTTTATTTGTAATTCTATAAACCCATTAATTCTGTATTCATTTTGAATAACTATAGTCGGAATTTTTcgtaaaaattcaaaaactatATCAATTTGTCGACCTTCTACAATTTGTGGTCTATGTATATGAACACATAGTTTGATACTTTAACTCGAGGTAAGTGCTAGCTAGCTAGATCACATAACATAGACTCTATCCgttcgcgaataggagtctcatttctttccgatacgaattttaagaaatgctaagaaaagtgggtgaaatagagttagtggaatatgagtctcacttgtgtatattacttttaaatgatatgtgaagggaatgagttagtggaatgtgagacctctttactatttatagCAATATgaaacgagactcctattcgtggaaaacaagactcctattcgcggacggaaaAAGTATATGCCAAAATACGccatgaatttatattttgcagtGTAAACATCCTCACTATATACAGGTCAAAAGTACATTTCTCCTATGGCATTTAATTATTCTCAAGATTTGCACATAATGAACACCAATCAATATACGAGCTTCATTAATCTCAAGATTTACATGTACGCATGAAATaagggatgtaatcaaatgcaaaacTCTAGATATAGTATAAACTCTAAACTATAATCTGGACcattagaaaatgtcaatacattATCAACTGTTGACGCTGcgttgacatcaaaatcttgaaattttacaatgTGTTGACACTGTGTCGAggagtttggagtttgtataagagtttgcattttatcactacgaAATGATATGTGCTAATAACAAAGTAAATTCATACCTCAGACTCATcttgaaaaaaacaaaacaaaacaaatcatacCTCATATTTGTAGGCATTTGTGTGTGAGGTGGATAGATTGATTCAGGTTGTCCTCTACGATCCCAGAAAAAGTTTCGCATGCACCCAAAAAACCTAATTTGATCACagttgaaataatttattagtgattatttataaaaaggaagtaaaaatataagttGGGAGAAGTTAATAAACCTTAGTCGGAAGAAGGCGTCGGCGCGCCTCTCATGTATTCCCTTAACGCAGAGCACACCTCCTTCAATACTGAACACGATACGAACACATGTCATTACGACCTGGGGATCCATCTCTATACCCGTGAACTTCCCATCAACGAGGACCCGGAATTTCCAGGCCCGGTCGGATCTATTCAGCCGGTGGAGGACCGTGTTTTGCTTGGCGAATCGGGTCTTGCCTGGACGCAGCCTCGGCAGCAAACTGCGGTTGCCATCCGCGTCTTCGAATTCTATTTTCGAATTGGTGGTGTTGATTAATTGAGTTAGGAGAGCGAAGATCAGATCCATCACAGATAGGTATTCAATTAGCAACAAGTGGATTAGGGTTTTTAATAGGGAGAATAGTAGATAAGCTCTTTTTTGACTCGGACAGTTAAGTCAATTCTAGTAATATGTCATGCATTATTCCATAGCTTATGTCATGAATAGAGGAAACGTGTACAgacacatgtatatatgtatgtatgtatgatTTGGATGACTCTCCAATCATGTCACtctctaattaattactactactagtaaaatcctaatttattGGCCCACTAATTCAGTCTCACATATGCTAAAAGCCTTTTAAGTAGGCCTGCTTATTCTGCCGATCCGATTAGATTGGATGAGTTTTAAAACATGTCACtatctaattaattactaaaatccTAATATATTGGCCCACTAATTAAGTCTCACATATAACTACGGAGTATATCAAAAGTGGCCCGACCCAATGGGTTGACCAAATTTCCCATGCTGGCCTTTTGCGCCAAATGTCCTTTAATTAAATGTAGATCTAAGTGAATTTGAGTCGAGTCAAAAGTTAAGCTTGATAGAAAAACTACCTGTGCCAAACCATGATTCTCCAAAATTGTAAAGCATAATCGATATGTCCTATATAAGAAGAATTAGTATCACATCTATCATTGATTCACTTGCCTTAacaatcctttttttttttttttttagattggATGAGTTTTAAAACATGTCACtatctaattaattactaaaatccTAATATATTGGCCCACTAATTAAGTCTCACATATAACTACGGAGTATATCAAAAGTGGCCCGACCCAATGGGTTGACCAAATTTCCCATGCTGGCCTTTTGCGCCAAATGTCCTTTAATTAAATGTAGATCTAAGTGAATTTGAGTCGAGTCAAAAGTTAAGCTTGATAGAAAAACTACCTGTGCCAAACCATGATTCTCCAAAATTGTAAAGCATAATCGATATGTCCTATATAAGAAGAATTAGTATCACATCTATCATTGATTCACTTGCCTTAacaatcctttttttttttttttttctctagcTATCTTGAtgcaattatatattttggtgcaAATATGAGATTGAGTTGCATCTATGCCGTATATAGTAAGAGTACGGTTTGATCAAGATCTAAAGACAATATCATCGATAAACATTGAAACATATCAAATTCCAGAGAGAGAacatgtgtgtgttgtgttgttAATTCATACCTTTTATCTTCGCTAGATGCTAGCTACCATGTGTCTTCCAAGAAGTCTCGTAGCGTGATCATAGAGACAGAGACAGAGACGGAGACGGATAGTAGGTTGTTGATCTCCAGATTCATCAAAGGCTCTTTTGAGTTTTAGAAATTCCAATTcctaaaatatactaatattgcATCTATGAGATAGAGAGAAGGAGGGAGTTGACTAGTTAGCTCAAATAATATTACTGCACATCACATGGCATGATTCATTCATTAACCTCTAAAATATGTACAATCTCACACGTAATTAATTCtgaaacatatttataatcCACTGGTTCaaactttccaaaaaaaatgctGACAACGACTATCTTATGTCTTACTTTGATGTGTTGCCAGTGTTAATTAACGTGCAATTTTCTTCTCCCACCTCACACACCTCTCCTTATATAAGTTGAAAACTTTGAAGGATTCCTTTCCtacttatatactagtacgTACCGTTTTCCTCTCTAAAGGATTTCAACCAAACCTTTAAAAATGATTGttgttataaataaaaaaaaactgagaTAATTCGACGAACCAATTTAATGTCATTAATTCCACAAGTTTTGCACAATAATTCGTTTGGTTGACAGTACAATAATACAAATGTCCTTACAATTAGTTgctggaatggagggagtgtGCGTGACGTagtacaaacttcaaactatgatttgaaccgttagaaaatgtcaacaaatatgacaaaataacaacaacaaaaa harbors:
- the LOC125218021 gene encoding uncharacterized protein LOC125218021, with the protein product MDPQVVMTCVRIVFSIEGGVLCVKGIHERRADAFFRLRFFGCMRNFFWDRRGQPESIYPPHTQMPTNMRNEEGHCHQHLPPYVGLQNRGEEDGRKCSSSGAEEDVNECSTSEAEAEEIVRSSVSDSPAEANNKIVGDNLKERTKNANAHLDPPIKSRGRIGNTPRPRSQPQPQPRPRPPIHDEPSSNNVLEKDSFVHGMLLVFALIFFIWLRFF